In Chiloscyllium punctatum isolate Juve2018m chromosome 52, sChiPun1.3, whole genome shotgun sequence, a single genomic region encodes these proteins:
- the LOC140471002 gene encoding histone H4, producing MSGRGKGGKGLGKGGAKRHRKVLRDNIQGITKPAIRRLARRGGVKRISGLIYEETRGVLKVFLENVIRDAVTYTEHAKRKTVTAMDVVYALKRQGRTLYGFGG from the coding sequence ATGTCTGGAAGAGGTAAAGGAGGCAAAGGCCTGGGAAAAGGCGGAGCGAAGCGGCACCGCAAAGTGCTCCGTGATAACATCCAGGGCATCACCAAACCAGCCATCCGGCGCCTGGCTCGCCGTGGCGGGGTCAAGCGCATCTCGGGCTTGATCTACGAGGAGACCCGCGGGGTGCTGAAGGTTTTCCTGGAGAATGTGATCAGGGATGCGGTCACCTACACTGAGCACGCCAAGCGCAAGACGGTCACCGCCATGGATGTGGTGTACGCTCTGAAACGTCAGGGCCGCACTCTCTATGGATTCGGCGGCTGA
- the LOC140470693 gene encoding histone H2A-like, whose amino-acid sequence MWAESSILCESVCAIVVMSGRGKGGGKSRAKAKSRSSRAGLQFPVGRVHRLLRKGNYAERVGAGAPVYLAAVLEYLTAEILELAGNAARDNKKTRIIPRHLQLAVRNDEELNKLLGGVTIAQGGVLPNIQAVLLPKKTAAAGSAKK is encoded by the coding sequence ATGTGGGCGGagtccagcattctctgtgaaaGTGTTTGTGCGATTGTGGTCATGTCTGGAAGAGGAAAGGGCGGTGGGAAAAGTCGCGCCAAGGCGAAGTCTCGGTCGTCCCGGGCTGGCCTGCAGTTCCCGGTGGGCCGTGTTCACAGGCTCCTGAGAAAGGGTAACTATGCTGAGCGTGTGGGTGCCGGAGCGCCGGTCTATCTGGCTGCGGTGCTGGAGTATCTGACGGCTGAAATCCTGGAGCTGGCCGGCAACGCGGCCCGGGACAACAAGAAGACCCGCATCATCCCCAGGCACCTACAGCTGGCCGTGCGCAACGACGAGGAGCTCAACAAGCTGCTGGGAGGGGTGACCATCGCTCAGGGCGGGGTGCTGCCTAATATCCAGGCCGTGCTGCTGCCCAAGAAAACCGCCGCTGCTGGATCTGCTAAAAAGTGA
- the LOC140470727 gene encoding histone H2B type 1-O-like: MADEKKAQQTSKKGAKKIIKKAPAKGGKKRKRTRKESYSIYIYKVMKQVHPDTGISSKAMSIMNSFVNDIFERIAGEASRLAHYNKRSTISSREIQTAVRLLLPGELAKHAVSEGTKAVTKYTSSK; this comes from the coding sequence ATGGCTGATGAGAAGAAAGCTCAGCAAACCTCGAAGAAGGGCGCGAAGAAAATCATCAAGAAGGCGCCAGCGAAGGGCGGCAAGAAGAGGAAAAGGACTAGGAAAGAAAGTTACTCCATCTATATCTACAAAGTGATGAAGCAGGTTCACCCCGACACCGGTATCTCCTCCAAGGCCATGAGCATCATGAACTCGTTCGTCAACGATATTTTCGAGCGTATCGCGGGGGAGGCTTCCCGCCTGGCCCATTACAACAAGCGCAGCACCATCAGCTCCCGGGAGATCCAGACCGCCGTGcggctgctgctgcccggggagCTGGCCAAGCACGCCGTGTCGGAGGGCACAAAGGCGGTGACCAAGTACACCAGCTCCAAGTGA
- the LOC140470592 gene encoding histone H2A type 1-like, protein SGRVKGGGKGRAKAKSRSSRAGLQFPVGRVHRLLRKGNYAERVGAGAPVYLAAVLEYLTAEILELAGNAARDNKKTRIIPRHLQLAVRNDEELNKLLGGVTIAQGGVLPNIQAVLLPKKTSAAGSAKK, encoded by the coding sequence tctGGAAGAGTAAAGGGCGGTGGGAAAGGTCGCGCCAAGGCGAAGTCTCGGTCTTCCCGGGCTGGCCTGCAGTTCCCGGTGGGCCGTGTTCACAGGCTCCTGAGAAAGGGTAACTATGCTGAGCGTGTGGGTGCCGGAGCGCCGGTCTATCTGGCTGCGGTGCTGGAGTATCTGACGGCTGAAATCCTGGAGCTGGCCGGTAACGCGGCCCGGGACAACAAGAAGACCCGCATCATCCCCAGGCACCTGCAGCTGGCCGTGCGCAACGACGAGGAGCTCAACAAGCTGCTGGGAGGGGTGACCATCGCTCAGGGCGGGGTGCTGCCTAATATCCAGGCCGTGCTGCTGCCCAAGAAAACTTCCGCTGCTGGATCCGCTAAAAAGTGA